The Algoriphagus sp. TR-M9 genome has a window encoding:
- a CDS encoding phage tail sheath family protein, producing the protein MADFKTPGVYVQEISTLPASIAPVATAIPAFVGYTAQREKNGETIPINKPVRVTSYLEYKEIFGESYPEDYGITLTLDADGNTQVAINDPTNFSPYRMTYQVYMYFNNGGGPCYIVSVGDMVPGPNPAPTSIVATALIAGINALEEEDEPTLLVVPEAVILSTIDRKTVHETLLTQCAKLQDRFALMDTLHITGQTVAEDGATFRAEVGTSDLKYGASYYPSLKTSLYKYYSESKLTITDNRGGVGLGPFHNKTLNALGNGDAFATATIRINNYDNLDQDVFNIGSGTYEEGDQFNKASSDITTADALEDAIDGSPEFSVSRAGNLITLTATAPGEEGKLLTLTYTDTNGNGGAVISGSGTFSWQAPDKTLYNTIIGMLQSKKMELYPSASMAGICARVDRQRGVWKAPANVDVRGVSRPVVLVNAEDQGLLNVDPTSGKSINAIRFFQGKGNLVWGARTLAGNDNEWKYIPVRRLYIFVEESVKKATEFVVFEPNDANTWLRVKTMIENFLSNLWRDGALAGAKAEDAFFVNVGLGKTMTALDILEGRLIVEIGMAAVRPAEFIILKFSHKLQES; encoded by the coding sequence ATGGCAGACTTTAAAACCCCTGGGGTTTATGTTCAGGAAATATCAACCCTCCCCGCATCTATTGCTCCGGTTGCCACGGCGATCCCGGCCTTTGTCGGTTATACTGCACAGCGTGAAAAAAACGGAGAAACAATCCCCATCAACAAACCGGTGCGCGTTACTTCTTACCTCGAATACAAGGAGATTTTTGGTGAATCCTATCCGGAAGATTATGGAATCACATTGACCTTAGATGCAGATGGGAATACCCAAGTAGCTATCAACGATCCGACAAATTTTTCGCCATACCGGATGACCTATCAGGTTTATATGTATTTCAACAATGGCGGTGGACCTTGCTACATTGTCTCAGTCGGAGATATGGTGCCTGGACCAAATCCAGCCCCGACCTCTATCGTAGCCACAGCTTTGATAGCAGGTATCAATGCACTTGAGGAGGAAGACGAGCCAACGCTTTTAGTAGTTCCTGAAGCAGTGATTTTAAGTACCATCGATAGAAAAACCGTTCATGAAACGCTGCTCACGCAATGTGCCAAGTTGCAGGATCGATTTGCATTGATGGATACGCTTCATATTACCGGGCAAACCGTAGCTGAAGATGGAGCTACCTTCAGAGCAGAAGTTGGGACCAGTGATTTAAAGTATGGTGCTTCTTACTATCCTTCTTTGAAAACCTCACTTTATAAATATTACTCCGAAAGCAAACTTACGATTACCGACAATCGAGGTGGAGTCGGACTAGGGCCATTTCACAACAAAACCCTGAATGCCTTGGGCAATGGAGATGCCTTTGCGACAGCCACAATCAGAATTAATAATTACGACAACCTGGATCAAGATGTATTCAATATAGGATCAGGCACCTACGAAGAAGGAGATCAGTTCAACAAAGCCTCATCGGATATCACAACTGCTGATGCCTTAGAAGATGCCATTGATGGTAGTCCAGAATTTTCAGTTTCTAGGGCAGGAAATCTGATCACACTCACTGCAACTGCGCCAGGTGAGGAAGGCAAACTGCTCACGCTGACCTACACAGATACCAATGGAAATGGAGGTGCTGTCATTTCCGGTTCTGGCACTTTTTCTTGGCAAGCTCCTGATAAAACGCTTTACAATACGATCATAGGAATGCTTCAGTCCAAAAAAATGGAATTATATCCAAGTGCTTCAATGGCCGGAATCTGCGCCAGAGTGGACCGCCAGAGAGGGGTTTGGAAAGCTCCTGCCAACGTGGATGTGCGCGGAGTAAGCAGACCTGTAGTTCTAGTCAATGCCGAAGATCAGGGTTTGCTTAATGTGGATCCCACTTCCGGAAAATCCATCAATGCCATTCGCTTCTTCCAGGGAAAAGGAAACTTGGTCTGGGGAGCAAGAACCCTGGCTGGAAATGACAATGAATGGAAGTATATCCCAGTTAGAAGGCTTTACATTTTTGTGGAAGAATCCGTGAAAAAAGCCACTGAGTTCGTGGTCTTCGAACCCAATGATGCCAATACCTGGCTGAGGGTGAAAACCATGATCGAAAACTTCCTGAGCAATTTATGGAGGGACGGAGCATTAGCCGGAGCAAAGGCAGAAGATGCATTTTTCGTCAACGTGGGTCTTGGCAAGACCATGACTGCCTTGGATATTTTGGAAGGCAGGCTCATAGTAGAAATCGGAATGGCGGCAGTAAGACCGGCAGAATTCATCATCCTGAAGTTTTCTCACAAGCTACAGGAATCCTAA
- a CDS encoding DUF4255 domain-containing protein: MIHSVLEFLTQELNAFIKLKVGDPVGDRIVLSSVTNETGIIIPDKSLGLSLINIEEERTIKEQRSTYINAVGKTEKRNPEIQLNLYVLITANFQNKKANDSSDDYVEGLKQLGYAISFFQAKNVFTKENSPSLSGKDPGLTKIVVELYSYSFEQLYNFWTVVGAKYLPSVLYKVKTLRIQENQLQESGDPIEKIHLNSLHKS, from the coding sequence ATGATACATTCTGTATTAGAATTTTTGACTCAAGAGCTCAATGCCTTTATCAAATTAAAGGTAGGTGACCCCGTAGGGGACAGGATCGTTTTGTCATCGGTCACAAACGAAACAGGAATCATTATTCCAGACAAAAGTCTGGGGCTTTCCCTGATCAACATCGAGGAAGAGCGGACCATCAAAGAGCAGCGCAGTACTTATATCAACGCCGTAGGAAAAACAGAAAAAAGAAATCCTGAGATCCAACTCAATCTCTATGTACTCATCACCGCAAATTTTCAAAACAAAAAGGCAAATGACAGTTCGGATGATTATGTAGAAGGTCTCAAGCAACTGGGGTATGCGATTTCTTTCTTTCAGGCGAAGAATGTTTTTACCAAAGAAAACAGCCCTTCACTTTCCGGAAAAGACCCAGGCCTGACCAAAATTGTGGTAGAACTCTATAGCTATTCCTTTGAGCAGCTATATAACTTCTGGACAGTAGTAGGTGCTAAATATCTGCCATCTGTCCTCTATAAAGTCAAGACTCTCCGCATTCAGGAAAATCAACTCCAAGAATCGGGTGACCCAATTGAAAAAATCCATCTTAATTCCCTTCACAAATCATGA
- the rbfA gene encoding 30S ribosome-binding factor RbfA has product MESKRQQKYSKLIQKELGDIFQKESRHLVGRAMVTITRVLMSPDLGLAKVYLSFLLADPEETYKLINEHKKEIRHQLAKRIGKSVRVIPEIAFFPDESAAYAQHMDKVISDLDIPEADEEDSEEDED; this is encoded by the coding sequence ATGGAAAGCAAAAGACAACAAAAATACTCCAAGTTGATCCAAAAAGAACTTGGAGACATCTTTCAAAAAGAGTCTAGGCATTTAGTGGGGAGAGCCATGGTTACGATTACCCGTGTGCTGATGAGCCCAGATCTAGGTCTGGCCAAAGTTTACCTAAGCTTTTTGCTTGCTGATCCGGAGGAGACTTATAAATTGATCAATGAGCACAAGAAAGAAATCCGTCATCAGCTGGCCAAGCGGATCGGGAAGTCTGTTCGTGTGATTCCTGAAATTGCATTTTTCCCGGATGAGTCTGCCGCATATGCTCAGCATATGGACAAGGTGATCTCTGACCTGGACATTCCCGAAGCTGATGAGGAGGATTCTGAAGAAGATGAGGATTAA
- a CDS encoding FtsX-like permease family protein: MNLSFFIASRYFRSKKKRNFITVLSIISVVGVAVGTMALVIVMSVFNGLEDLIRGLFASFDAELKIEVAQGKSFETSEEWLDSIRNIEGVAVLTEVIEDNALLDYNGNQMVGTIKGVSDNFLDQERFSKGYFWGDTTLGTELNPAAILGRGVGFFLSVNLDNVNVPLRVYYPKAPRSAASLDPSQYYESAMLDPVAYFSIERQFDDEYVIAPLHFVRDLLRYGNRRTSLEVKMAEGASINEVQKKLIAHLGDAYTVKNADEQHAGIIRTVQMEKLFTFLTLTFILAIASFNIFFSLSMLAIEKKKDIAVLKAMGAPEKLIRWIFLKQGAMIAFSGAIIGLVLGYLVCWLQQAYGLVSLGISSAVVDAYPVKMAWSDFIWVSIAVIAITLLASSRPAYIASQVDTVKEV; the protein is encoded by the coding sequence TTGAACCTAAGCTTTTTCATAGCATCCCGATATTTCCGCAGTAAAAAGAAGAGAAACTTTATCACTGTGCTTTCTATCATTTCTGTAGTCGGAGTGGCAGTGGGCACTATGGCATTGGTGATCGTCATGTCCGTATTTAATGGACTTGAGGATCTGATCCGGGGGCTTTTTGCCAGCTTTGATGCGGAGCTGAAAATAGAAGTGGCCCAGGGCAAAAGCTTTGAGACATCAGAAGAATGGCTGGACAGTATTCGGAATATAGAAGGTGTAGCCGTGCTCACGGAGGTGATTGAGGATAATGCTCTCCTGGATTATAATGGCAATCAGATGGTGGGAACCATCAAGGGAGTTTCAGATAATTTTCTCGATCAGGAACGCTTTTCCAAAGGATATTTTTGGGGTGATACCACACTGGGAACTGAACTCAATCCGGCCGCTATACTAGGTAGAGGGGTAGGTTTTTTCTTGTCTGTAAATCTGGATAATGTCAATGTTCCCCTCAGGGTTTATTACCCTAAAGCTCCTAGAAGTGCAGCTTCTCTGGACCCTTCCCAGTATTATGAATCTGCCATGCTGGACCCTGTCGCTTACTTCAGCATAGAGCGGCAGTTTGATGATGAGTATGTGATAGCACCCCTACATTTTGTCAGAGATCTGCTGAGGTATGGTAATCGACGCACTTCACTGGAAGTAAAAATGGCTGAAGGAGCCTCCATCAATGAAGTCCAGAAAAAACTAATAGCGCATCTAGGTGATGCATATACTGTAAAAAATGCCGATGAACAACATGCCGGTATCATCCGCACTGTTCAGATGGAGAAGCTTTTCACCTTCCTTACTCTGACCTTCATTCTGGCTATAGCTTCTTTCAATATCTTTTTTTCGCTCAGTATGCTGGCCATAGAAAAGAAAAAAGACATTGCAGTTTTGAAGGCCATGGGAGCGCCGGAGAAGTTGATCCGGTGGATATTCTTGAAGCAGGGGGCGATGATTGCCTTTAGCGGAGCTATCATCGGGTTGGTGCTGGGTTACCTGGTCTGCTGGCTGCAGCAAGCTTACGGCCTGGTATCCTTAGGAATATCCTCTGCTGTGGTAGATGCCTATCCTGTGAAAATGGCATGGTCAGATTTCATTTGGGTGAGCATTGCTGTCATTGCGATCACGCTTTTGGCTTCCTCCAGGCCAGCCTACATTGCTTCTCAAGTAGATACAGTGAAGGAAGTTTAG